In one Silene latifolia isolate original U9 population chromosome 10, ASM4854445v1, whole genome shotgun sequence genomic region, the following are encoded:
- the LOC141606991 gene encoding jasmonoyl--L-amino acid synthetase JAR4-like, giving the protein MVVEDERDTYANYSDPTEFDNNGNEEGHLNVDDPEYDVGYTAPITAHIQNRNRQQKFNAEKIIEEFEEITKNVGKIQDETLTKILEENAKAEYLQELGMNGRIDIETFKQRIPLVTHKDLDPYMQRIMEGDNSPILTGEPLTQVSWSSGTTQGKPKFVPFNDSLFRNTAQVFQTSFAYRNREFPIGEGKALNFIYGSKQFKTKGGLIAGTATTNVFRHPLYNSTMKSMQSQSCSPSEVIFGSDFHQSLYCHLLCGLLHNEEIQLVSSTFAHSLVQAFETFELVWEDLCSDIRDGVLNKRVTDSETRETMSKILKPNPELAEKIHEICSGLNEWHGLIPALFPNVKYIYGILTGAMEPYVARLRRYSGGLPLVCADYGASEGWVAVNVHPSSPPESATFVVLPNIGYFEFIPLSKALNEGLEPKAVALTEVKVGEEYEIVVTNFGGFYRYRVGDVVKVMGFYNNTPELKFVRRHNLVLNINIDKNTEEDIQLAVEEAHKLLVPDKVNLVDFTSRVDLAKKPGHYVICWELSRDANENVLQECCDCLDHAFARDIGYLGSRKVGNIDPLELRILSKGTFQKILQHSLSMGATPSQFKVPRCIASSNKALLDIVDNNVAKSYFSNVFDKGHVKAKYDFLVTTNGFMITGFIYKLDLNSNPNFMKNFSLGDLMNGPKNRNNDDVVEFADGGRDQVVNWVEEGWLLGLVDDGG; this is encoded by the exons GACAACAAAAATTTAATGCTGAGAAAATAATCGAAGAATTTGAGGAAATAaccaaaaatgtgggaaaaattCAAGATGAGACCTTGACGAAAATACTTGAAGAAAATGCAAAGGCAGAGTATTTGCAAGAATTAGGAATGAATGGACGAATCGACATTGAAACATTTAAGCAACGTATTCCCCTTGTGACTCATAAGGACCTTGACCCTTATATGCAAAGAATTATGGAAGGCGATAATTCCCCGATTTTAACCGGCGAACCTCTTACCCAAGTTTCTTGGAG CTCGGGAACAACGCAGGGGAAGCCAAAGTTTGTTCCTTTCAACGATTCACTGTTCAGAAACACTGCGCAAGTTTTTCAGACTTCTTTTGCATACAGAAACAG AGAGTTTCCGATTGGAGAAGGGAAAGCATTGAACTTCATTTACGGTAGCAAACAATTCAAAACCAAAGGAGGATTAATAGCAGGGACTGCAACAACAAATGTATTTCGTCACCCATTATATAATTCAACAATGAAGAGCATGCAATCCCAGAGTTGCAGCCCGAGTGAAGTGATATTCGGGTCGGATTTTCATCAATCTTTATATTGTCATCTTTTATGTGGGTTGTTACATAATGAGGAAATTCAACTTGTGTCGTCAACATTTGCTCATAGCTTAGTTCAAGCATTTGAGACGTTTGAATTAGTTTGGGAAGACTTATGTTCGGATATCCGAGATGGTGTACTGAATAAAAGAGTCACTGACTCGGAAACTCGAGAAACCATGAGTAAGATCCTTAAACCGAACCCTGAATTAGCCGAAAAGATACATGAAATATGTTCCGGGTTAAATGAATGGCACGGGTTAATCCCGGCGCTTTTCCCGAACGTAAAGTATATTTATGGGATATTGACGGGTGCAATGGAGCCTTATGTGGCCCGATTAAGGCGTTACTCGGGTGGGCTACCTCTTGTCTGTGCCGATTATGGTGCTTCTGAGGGTTGGGTTGCGGTCAATGTACACCCTAGTTCGCCCCCTGAATCGGCTACCTTTGTTGTTCTTCCTAATATCGGTTACTTCGAGTTCATCCCATTGTCGAAGGCGCTTAACGAAGGTTTGGAGCCTAAGGCGGTTGCGCTAACCGAGGTCAAGGTTGGTGAGGAATATGAGATCGTTGTCACAAACTTTGGAG GTTTTTATCGTTATCGAGTTGGAGACGTAGTCAAGGTAATGGGCTTCTATAACAACACCCCGGAGCTCAAGTTTGTACGTCGTCATAACCTTGTACTCAACATCAACATTGATAAGAACACTGAGGAAGACATACAACTTGCCGTTGAAGAGGCGCACAAGCTACTCGTGCCAGATAAGGTTAATCTCGTCGATTTCACAAGTCGTGTAGACTTGGCGAAAAAACCAGGACATTATGTCATATGCTGGGAGTTAAGCAGAGATGCTAATGAGAATGTCTTACAAGAATGTTGCGACTGCTTGGATCATGCATTTGCAAGGGATATCGGGTATTTAGGTTCACGTAAAGTCGGAAATATTGATCCCCTTGAGTTAAGAATTTTGAGCAAAGGAAcatttcaaaagattttgcaacaTTCATTGAGTATGGGTGCAACTCCTAGCCAGTTCAAGGTGCCGCGATGCATTGCGTCTAGCAATAAAGCGCTCTTAGACATTGTGGATAATAATGTTGCTAAGAGTTACTTTAGCAATGTATTTG ACAAGGGTCACGTGAAGGCTAAATATGATTTCCTAGTTACTACTAATGGATTCATGATTACTGGCTTTATTTATAAATTAGATCTTAATTCTAATcctaattttatgaaaaatttcTCTCTTGGGGATCTTATGAATGGTCCCAAGAATCGAAACAACGACGATGTTGTGGAGTTTGCTGATGGTGGACGAGACCAGGTTGTTAACTGGGTGGAGGAAGGGTGGTTGTTAGGGCTAGTTGATGATGGTGGGTAA